TCCAGATTTACCGCATTCCCCGCGTGCTTTTCGTGCACCTCGGCGTTATAAAACAAATATCCTTTATCCATGTAAAGAGAAGCGAGGTCTGCGCCGGGGTGACCACTCAACCGATCGGCAAACGCTTCTTTGTCGTACAGATCCCCGGGCTGAACGCCCACTATCTGGTCTAAATAGTCAGCCGAATACAGCGTGTTTCCTTTCCAGGTAATGGTACCCATGGGAGTGCCTTTGTGCGATTTTACCGCCTGAAATGCAGGGTGGGTATCCTGCCGGAAGCAGGAACAGACGACCAGCGAAAGGGCCAACAGGGGCAGTATGATCAGGAATCTTAATTTTTTCATGGGTCCGGATGGTTTTTGAGTGAGCATGTGAATGCGTTGAAAAATGGGTTTGTTCGAAAAGGATGCGAGCAACGGAAGGGGATTTTGGGCCGTCATTTTCAGGAGCAAATAACCGTACTGCCTGACATTGCCCGATAGCCGGGTCACGACGGAATCGACGGTGTATTCGTGGACCTGACGAATGGCCAAATGCAGGTACCTGACAACCGGATGAAACCAGAACAGAATGCTCACCAGTTCGAAAAGCAGCAAGTCGAGCGTGTGCCAGTGCCGCACGTGAATTTCTTCGTGCAGCAACACCTGCGCCTGTTCTTCCGGCGTTAGCGAATTATGGTCGGGGTTGAGAAAGATAAATCGCCAGAAGGAAAACGTTGGCAAACGGGATTGAACGTAAACGGAATACATCACCCCTTCATCAACCTTCTGACTTGTTTGAATGAACCCGTAGACGGCTCTCAGGTTGCGGTAAAGTTGCCAGCTCCGGTAGAGAAAACCCGCCAGATACACGCCCAGAAAGGCATAAA
This Larkinella insperata DNA region includes the following protein-coding sequences:
- a CDS encoding M56 family metallopeptidase; translation: MLTDFVVYLLQGTLLLTVFALAYRLFFCRLTHFHWNRAYLLAGVLISCLLPLLPAFALFGTVAPAGLELRLNTASPLHDGFAAESAAQAGQTMRGMEWAVYAFLGVYLAGFLYRSWQLYRNLRAVYGFIQTSQKVDEGVMYSVYVQSRLPTFSFWRFIFLNPDHNSLTPEEQAQVLLHEEIHVRHWHTLDLLLFELVSILFWFHPVVRYLHLAIRQVHEYTVDSVVTRLSGNVRQYGYLLLKMTAQNPLPLLASFSNKPIFQRIHMLTQKPSGPMKKLRFLIILPLLALSLVVCSCFRQDTHPAFQAVKSHKGTPMGTITWKGNTLYSADYLDQIVGVQPGDLYDKEAFADRLSGHPGADLASLYMDKGYLFYNAEVHEKHAGNAVNLEIQIYEGKPVNIEKVVFKGNNTVTNEQLLKTVAIRPGELFSRSKLVQSQKALAESGHFDPARIGINPVPNLERNTVDLEFVVVEK